Proteins encoded in a region of the Balaenoptera musculus isolate JJ_BM4_2016_0621 chromosome 5, mBalMus1.pri.v3, whole genome shotgun sequence genome:
- the LOC118895698 gene encoding N-acylneuraminate-9-phosphatase-like codes for MNIEISTAAIKVITQKIQIQELVCHAGNSGMGLSQVWAVFFDLDNILIDMTRVSRKGMLEVIKLLQSKYHFKEEAEVICDKVQIKLSKECFHPSNTCITDLRNLHWEEAIQETKGGAANRKLTEGCYFLWKSTYLQHMTLADVKAMFTELQKEVCLLLLTNGERQTQREIEACACLSYFDAIVVDGEQKEEKPAPSIFYYSCDLLGVQPGDCVMVGDTLETDI; via the coding sequence AAAGTAATAACTCAAAAGATACAAATTCAGGAGTTGGTGTGCCATGCAGGCAACAGTGGCATGGGGCTGAGCCAGGTGTGGGCTGTCTTCTTCGACCTGGACAACATACTCATCGACATGACCAGGGTGAGTCGGAAGGGCATGTTGGAGGTGATAAAGCTCTTACAATCAAAATACCATTTCAAAGAAGAGGCTGAAGTCATCTGTGACAAAGTTCAAATTAAACTCAGCAAAGAATGTTTTCATCCTTCTAATACATGCATTACTGACCTCAGGAATTTACACTGGGAAGAAGCAATCCAGGAAACCAAAGGTGGTGCAGCCAATAGGAAACTGACTGAAGGATGTTATTTTCTGTGGAAATCTACATATTTACAGCATATGACACTAGCAGATGTCAAAGCCATGTTTACTGAACTTCAAAAGGAGGTCTGCCTACTTTTATTaacaaatggagaaagacagacCCAGAGGGAGATCGAGGCTTGTGCCTGTCTGTCctattttgatgctattgttgTAGATGGAGAGCAGAAAGAGGAGAAACCAGCACCTTCCATATTTTATTACTCCTGTGATCTCCTCGGAGTACAGCCTGGGGACTGTGTGATGGTTGGTGACACACTAGAAACCGATATTTAA